In Cheilinus undulatus linkage group 24, ASM1832078v1, whole genome shotgun sequence, a single window of DNA contains:
- the LOC121506113 gene encoding CLIP-associating protein 1-like isoform X15, translated as MGSFRRPASASSTKSAGRDGSGAGAVDEEDFIQAFEDVPTVQIYSNREVEEAMTKIRDVLSDDKRDWELRVAALKKVRSLLLAGAAEFDGFAQQLRLMEAAFKLSAKDLRSQVVREACITLGHLSSVLGSRFDHAAEAIMPILLNLVPNSAKVMATSGMAAIRLILRHTHFPRLIPIITSNCTSKSVAVRRRCYEFLDLMLQEWQTSSLERHGTVLMETIKKGVHDADAEARSVARKCYWGFHGHFRREAEQLFQSLESSYQKALQAHLRSGDSLMSLPASDRSSSSSQESLNRPLSVKSSFGSGSTRSKATHTRAPTTASSPGSLQRSRSDVDVNAAATATARTRMPAVPSAVTSSPFSSASALPPGSYASLGRVRTRRTSSGNGPSVTDSRGRSRGKVVSQSQPGSRSGSPGRLLSSSYGRIPRPTMGTAAATAGSASTGLTDKSRTRGHRSQGCSRETSPTRSGTARSRIPRPSMSQGCSRETSRESSRDTSPARGFSPLDRLSHQARISASVNAMRILNTGTDVEAAVADALLLGDSRSKRRPVRRRFESPGMYSDDDANSDASSACSERSFSSRNGGMAPHYLRQTEDVAEVLNHCASANWSERKEGLLGLQNLLKSQRMLSRVELKRLCEIFTRMFADPHSKRVFSMFLETLVDFIILHREDLQDWLFVLLTQLLKKMGADLLGSVQAKVQKALDVTRESFPYEQQFNILMRFIVDQTQTPNLKVKVAILRYIEALARQMDPADFVNSSETRLAVSRIITWTTEPKSSDVRKTLQNWAGEDFSGRASTAASLPGEGNLEERCKQAAQVVLIALFELNTPEFTMLLGALPKTFQDGTTKLLHNHLRHASASSGIGMASPSNTAGRTPPRQPNSRSSPLTSPTNCSHGGLSPSNMLEYDSENLNSEEIYSSLRGVTEAIQNFSFRSQEDLMEPLRRDGKRDGMSGVAASSDSDPRLCGDMIGGGRTALDNKTSLLNTPSPRSFSGPRFRDYNPYNYTDSISTLDKAALKEALYEDAVEQMRDGCRQECVENKIMNPKNFPVAPAEQLELVGGLLKELSQGQAGERGPEERRGTLLELLKVAREDSLVVWEEHFKTMLLLLLETLGDKDHTIRALSLRVLKEILRNQPARFKNYAELTIMKTLEAHKDSHKEVVRAAEEAASTLAGSIHPEQCIKVLCPIVQTADYPINLAAIKMQTRAIERIAKEPLHQLLSDIIPGLLQGYDNTESSVRKASVFCLVAIYSVIGEELKPYLAQLTGSKMKLLNLYIKRAQTSTSNSSSSSDISSY; from the exons ATGGGTTCATTTCGCCGCCCCGCCTCCGCCTCAAGCACCAAGTCTGCAG GGAGGGACGGGTCGGGGGCTGGAGCTGTGGATGAGGAAGACTTCATCCAGGCCTTTGAGGATGTTCCCACAGTACAG ATCTACTCTAACAGGGAAGTGGAGGAGGCCATGACAAAGATCCGAGACGTTCTGTCAGACGATAAGAGGGACTGGGAGCTCAGAGTGGCAGCT CTGAAGAAGGTGCGTTCGCTGCTCCTGGCCGGCGCAGCAGAGTTTGACGGGTTTGCTCAGCAACTGCGCCTCATGGAGGCGGCGTTCAAGTTGTCCGCAAAAGACCTACGCTCTCAGGTGGTGCGAGAGGCCTGCATCACTCTGGG TCACCTGTCGTCGGTGCTGGGCAGTCGGTTCGACCACGCAGCCGAGGCCATCATGCCGATCCTCCTCAACCTGGTCCCCAACAGTGCCAAAGTCATGGCCACCTCCGGCATGGCCGCCATCCGCCTCATCCTCAGA CATACACACTTCCCACGCCTCATCCCCATCATCACCAGCAACTGTACCTCCAAATCTGTGGCTGTGAGAAG ACGCTGCTACGAGTTCTTGGACCTGATGCTGCAGGAGTGGCAGACGAGCTCTTTAGAGAG ACATGGAACAGTTTTAATGGAGACGATAAAGAAAGGGGTCCACGATGCAGACGCCGAGGCTCGCTCTGTGGCCAGAAA GTGCTACTGGGGCTTCCACGGTCACTTCCGCCGGGAGGCGGAGCAGCTGTTCCAGAGCCTGGAGTCGTCCTATCAGAAAGCTCTACAGGCTCACCTGAGAAGCGGAGACAGTCTGATGTCTCTGCCCGCCTCCGACCGCTCGTCCTCGTCCTCACAGGAGAGCCTCAA TCGACCTCTGTCTGTAAAAAGCAGCTTTGGGAGCGGCTCAACCCGCT CCAAAGCGACTCACACCAGGGCGCCGACCACAGCCTCCTCTCCGGGTTCCCTCCAACGCTCTCGCAGCGATGTAGATGTAAACGCAGCAGCGACCGCCACAGCCCGCACCAGGATGCCTGCCGTCCCCTCGGCCGTGACGTCGTCGCCCTTTAGCTCCGCCTCTGCCCTTCCTCCCGGGTCCTACGCTTCACTGG GTCGAGTCCGGACCCGGAGAACGAGTTCAGGGAACGGTCCGAGTGTGACGGACAGCCGAGGAAGGAGCCGAGGGAAAGTCGTCTCCCAGTCTCAGC ccGGCAGTAGGTCTGGGTCTCCAGGCCGCCTGCTGAGCTCTTCGTACGGCCGGATCCCGAGGCCGACCATGGGCACCGCCGCCGCCACAGCCGGCAGCGCCTCCACCGGCCTGACCGACAAGAGCCGGACCCGAGGTCACCGCAGCCAGGGCTGCAGCCGAGAGACGAGCCCCACCCGGTCAGGAACAG CCCGCAGCAGAATCCCCCGACCGAGCATGAGTCAGGGCTGCAGCCGCGAAACCAGTCGCGAGAGCAGCCGCGACACCAGCCCCGCCAGGGGTTTCTCCCCCCTGG ACCGTCTGTCTCATCAGGCTCGAATCTCCGCCTCCGTCAACGCCATGAGGATCCTCAACACCGGCACTGACGTGGAGGCGGCTGTGGCCGATGCTCTG CTCTTAGGGGACTCGAGGAGTAAG CGGAGGCCCGTGAGGCGGCGTTTTGAGTCTCCAGGGATGTACTCAGACGATGACGCCAACAGCGACGCCTCCAGCGCCTGCTCCGAGCGCTCTTTCAGCTCACGTAACGGCGGCATGGCTCCACACTACCTTCGCCAGACGGAGGATGTGGCCGAGGTGCTGAACCACTGCGCCAGCGCCAACTGGTCGGAGAGGAAGGAGGGGCTGCTGGGGCTGCAGAACCTGCTCAAGAGCCAGAGGATGCTCAG TCGTGTGGAGCTGAAGCGGCTCTGTGAGATCTTCACCAGGATGTTTGCAGACCCTCACAGTAAG AGA GTGTTCAGCATGTTCCTGGAGACCCTGGTGGACTTCATCATCCTGCACCGTGAGGACCTGCAGGACTGGCTCTTTGTCCTGCTCACTCAGCTTCTGAAGAAGATGGGAGCCGACCTGCTGGGCTCCGTCCAAGCCAAAGTCCAGAAGGCTCTGGACGTCACCAG AGAGTCTTTTCCTTACGAGCAGCAGTTCAACATCCTGATGCGTTTCATCGTGGATCAGACGCAGACGCCCAACCTAAAGGTGAAGGTGGCCATCCTTCGCTACATTGAGGCACTTGCTCGCCAAATGGACCCGGCCGACTTCGTCAACTCCAGCGAGACTCGCCTGGCCGTCTCACGCATCATCACCTGGACCACCGAGCCAAAGAGCTCCGACGTCCGCAAG ACCCTTCAAAACTGGGCAGGGGAGGATTTCTCAGGCCGAGCCAGCACCGCGGCCTCTCTGCCTGGGGAGGGCAACCTGGAGGAGAGGTGCAAGCAG GCGGCCCAGGTGGTGCTGATCGCCTTATTCGAGCTAAACACACCGGAGTTCACCATGCTGCTGGGCGCTCTGCCCAAGACCTTCCAGGACGGGACCACCAAGCTGCTGCACAACCACCTGAGACACGCCAGCGCCAGCAGCGGCATCGGCATG GCGTCTCCCAGTAACACAGCCGGTCGGACGCCTCCTCGGCAGCCCAACAGCCGCAGCAGCCCGCTCACCTCCCCGACTAACTGCTCCCATGGCGGCCTCTCTCCCAG CAACATGCTGGAGTACGACAGTGAGAATCTGAACTCGGAGGAGATCTACAGCTCGCTCCGCGGCGTCACAGAGGCCATCCAGAACTTCAGCTTCAGAAGCCAAGAGGACCTGATGGAGCCGCTGAGACGAGATGGGAAGAGGGACGGCATG TCTGGAGTCGCAGCATCCTCAGATTCAGACCCTCGACTCTGTGGCGACATGATTGGAGGTGGGCGCACAGCTCTGGACAACAAGACGTCGCTACTGAACACGCCTTCGCCACGCTCGTTCTCTGGCCCTCGCTTCAGAGACTACAACCCCTACAACTACACGGACAGCATCAGCACACTGGACAAAGCCGCCCTGAAGGAGGCGCTGTACGAAGACGCTGTGGAGCAGATGAGAGACG GATGCCGACAAGAATGTGTGGAGAACAAGATCATGAACCCCAAGAACTTCCCAG TTGCTCCCGCTGAGCAGCTGGAGCTGGTCGGAGGGCTCCTGAAGGAGCTCTCTCAGGGCCAAGCAGGGGAACGGGGCCCAGAGGAGCGCCGGGGGACCCTGCTAGAGCTGCTGAAGGTGGCCCGCGAGGACAGCCTGGTGGTGTGGGAGGAGCACTTCAAGactatgctgctgctgctgctggagacaCTGGGAGACAAAGAT CACACGATCCGAGCCCTGTCCCTGAGAGTCCTGAAGGAGATTCTGAGGAACCAGCCAGCCCGCTTTAAGAACTACGCTGAGCTGACCATCATGAAGACGCTGGAGGCTCATAAAGACTCGCACAAGGAG GTGGTGCGAGCAGCAGAAGAGGCTGCCTCCACGCTGGCGGGCTCCATCCATCCCGAACAGTGCATTAAGGTCCTCTGTCCCATCGTCCAGACTGCGGACTACCCCATCAACCTCGCCGCCATCAAGATGCAGACCAGAGCCATCGAACGCATCGCCAAGGAGCCGCTCCATCAGCTGCTCTCCGACATCATACCTGGACTCCTGCAG GGCTATGACAACACGGAGAGCAGCGTGAGGAAGGCAAGCGTCTTCTGTCTGGTGGCGATCTACTCTGTGATTGGAGAGGAGCTGAAGCCGTACCTGGCTCAGCTCACTGGCAGCAAG ATGAAGCTTCTCAACCTCTACATCAAGAGGGCCCAGACCTCCaccagcaacagcagcagctcctctGACATCTCCTCCTactga
- the LOC121506113 gene encoding CLIP-associating protein 1-like isoform X14, translated as MLRKLVCRRICSYKNFEDDDSVDGGRSSSSSKGASLSGRKAVSMGSFRRPASASSTKSAGRDGSGAGAVDEEDFIQAFEDVPTVQIYSNREVEEAMTKIRDVLSDDKRDWELRVAALKKVRSLLLAGAAEFDGFAQQLRLMEAAFKLSAKDLRSQVVREACITLGHLSSVLGSRFDHAAEAIMPILLNLVPNSAKVMATSGMAAIRLILRHTHFPRLIPIITSNCTSKSVAVRRRCYEFLDLMLQEWQTSSLERHGTVLMETIKKGVHDADAEARSVARKCYWGFHGHFRREAEQLFQSLESSYQKALQAHLRSGDSLMSLPASDRSSSSSQESLNRPLSVKSSFGSGSTRSKATHTRAPTTASSPGSLQRSRSDVDVNAAATATARTRMPAVPSAVTSSPFSSASALPPGSYASLGRVRTRRTSSGNGPSVTDSRGRSRGKVVSQSQPGSRSGSPGRLLSSSYGRIPRPTMGTAAATAGSASTGLTDKSRTRGHRSQGCSRETSPTRSGTARSRIPRPSMSQGCSRETSRESSRDTSPARGFSPLDRLSHQARISASVNAMRILNTGTDVEAAVADALLLGDSRSKRRPVRRRFESPGMYSDDDANSDASSACSERSFSSRNGGMAPHYLRQTEDVAEVLNHCASANWSERKEGLLGLQNLLKSQRMLSRVELKRLCEIFTRMFADPHSKRVFSMFLETLVDFIILHREDLQDWLFVLLTQLLKKMGADLLGSVQAKVQKALDVTRESFPYEQQFNILMRFIVDQTQTPNLKVKVAILRYIEALARQMDPADFVNSSETRLAVSRIITWTTEPKSSDVRKTLQNWAGEDFSGRASTAASLPGEGNLEERCKQAAQVVLIALFELNTPEFTMLLGALPKTFQDGTTKLLHNHLRHASASSGIGMASPSNTAGRTPPRQPNSRSSPLTSPTNCSHGGLSPSNMLEYDSENLNSEEIYSSLRGVTEAIQNFSFRSQEDLMEPLRRDGKRDGMSGVAASSDSDPRLCGDMIGGGRTALDNKTSLLNTPSPRSFSGPRFRDYNPYNYTDSISTLDKAALKEALYEDAVEQMRDGCRQECVENKIMNPKNFPVAPAEQLELVGGLLKELSQGQAGERGPEERRGTLLELLKVAREDSLVVWEEHFKTMLLLLLETLGDKDHTIRALSLRVLKEILRNQPARFKNYAELTIMKTLEAHKDSHKEVVRAAEEAASTLAGSIHPEQCIKVLCPIVQTADYPINLAAIKMQTRAIERIAKEPLHQLLSDIIPGLLQGYDNTESSVRKASVFCLVAIYSVIGEELKPYLAQLTGSKMKLLNLYIKRAQTSTSNSSSSSDISSY; from the exons ATGCTGAGGAAACTGGTCTGCAGGCGGATCTGCTCCT ACAAGAACTTCGAGGATGATGACTCGGTGGATGGAGGCCGCTCCTCGTCTTCGTCCAAAGGAGCCTCGCTGTCAGGAAGGAAGGCGGTGAGCATGGGTTCATTTCGCCGCCCCGCCTCCGCCTCAAGCACCAAGTCTGCAG GGAGGGACGGGTCGGGGGCTGGAGCTGTGGATGAGGAAGACTTCATCCAGGCCTTTGAGGATGTTCCCACAGTACAG ATCTACTCTAACAGGGAAGTGGAGGAGGCCATGACAAAGATCCGAGACGTTCTGTCAGACGATAAGAGGGACTGGGAGCTCAGAGTGGCAGCT CTGAAGAAGGTGCGTTCGCTGCTCCTGGCCGGCGCAGCAGAGTTTGACGGGTTTGCTCAGCAACTGCGCCTCATGGAGGCGGCGTTCAAGTTGTCCGCAAAAGACCTACGCTCTCAGGTGGTGCGAGAGGCCTGCATCACTCTGGG TCACCTGTCGTCGGTGCTGGGCAGTCGGTTCGACCACGCAGCCGAGGCCATCATGCCGATCCTCCTCAACCTGGTCCCCAACAGTGCCAAAGTCATGGCCACCTCCGGCATGGCCGCCATCCGCCTCATCCTCAGA CATACACACTTCCCACGCCTCATCCCCATCATCACCAGCAACTGTACCTCCAAATCTGTGGCTGTGAGAAG ACGCTGCTACGAGTTCTTGGACCTGATGCTGCAGGAGTGGCAGACGAGCTCTTTAGAGAG ACATGGAACAGTTTTAATGGAGACGATAAAGAAAGGGGTCCACGATGCAGACGCCGAGGCTCGCTCTGTGGCCAGAAA GTGCTACTGGGGCTTCCACGGTCACTTCCGCCGGGAGGCGGAGCAGCTGTTCCAGAGCCTGGAGTCGTCCTATCAGAAAGCTCTACAGGCTCACCTGAGAAGCGGAGACAGTCTGATGTCTCTGCCCGCCTCCGACCGCTCGTCCTCGTCCTCACAGGAGAGCCTCAA TCGACCTCTGTCTGTAAAAAGCAGCTTTGGGAGCGGCTCAACCCGCT CCAAAGCGACTCACACCAGGGCGCCGACCACAGCCTCCTCTCCGGGTTCCCTCCAACGCTCTCGCAGCGATGTAGATGTAAACGCAGCAGCGACCGCCACAGCCCGCACCAGGATGCCTGCCGTCCCCTCGGCCGTGACGTCGTCGCCCTTTAGCTCCGCCTCTGCCCTTCCTCCCGGGTCCTACGCTTCACTGG GTCGAGTCCGGACCCGGAGAACGAGTTCAGGGAACGGTCCGAGTGTGACGGACAGCCGAGGAAGGAGCCGAGGGAAAGTCGTCTCCCAGTCTCAGC ccGGCAGTAGGTCTGGGTCTCCAGGCCGCCTGCTGAGCTCTTCGTACGGCCGGATCCCGAGGCCGACCATGGGCACCGCCGCCGCCACAGCCGGCAGCGCCTCCACCGGCCTGACCGACAAGAGCCGGACCCGAGGTCACCGCAGCCAGGGCTGCAGCCGAGAGACGAGCCCCACCCGGTCAGGAACAG CCCGCAGCAGAATCCCCCGACCGAGCATGAGTCAGGGCTGCAGCCGCGAAACCAGTCGCGAGAGCAGCCGCGACACCAGCCCCGCCAGGGGTTTCTCCCCCCTGG ACCGTCTGTCTCATCAGGCTCGAATCTCCGCCTCCGTCAACGCCATGAGGATCCTCAACACCGGCACTGACGTGGAGGCGGCTGTGGCCGATGCTCTG CTCTTAGGGGACTCGAGGAGTAAG CGGAGGCCCGTGAGGCGGCGTTTTGAGTCTCCAGGGATGTACTCAGACGATGACGCCAACAGCGACGCCTCCAGCGCCTGCTCCGAGCGCTCTTTCAGCTCACGTAACGGCGGCATGGCTCCACACTACCTTCGCCAGACGGAGGATGTGGCCGAGGTGCTGAACCACTGCGCCAGCGCCAACTGGTCGGAGAGGAAGGAGGGGCTGCTGGGGCTGCAGAACCTGCTCAAGAGCCAGAGGATGCTCAG TCGTGTGGAGCTGAAGCGGCTCTGTGAGATCTTCACCAGGATGTTTGCAGACCCTCACAGTAAG AGA GTGTTCAGCATGTTCCTGGAGACCCTGGTGGACTTCATCATCCTGCACCGTGAGGACCTGCAGGACTGGCTCTTTGTCCTGCTCACTCAGCTTCTGAAGAAGATGGGAGCCGACCTGCTGGGCTCCGTCCAAGCCAAAGTCCAGAAGGCTCTGGACGTCACCAG AGAGTCTTTTCCTTACGAGCAGCAGTTCAACATCCTGATGCGTTTCATCGTGGATCAGACGCAGACGCCCAACCTAAAGGTGAAGGTGGCCATCCTTCGCTACATTGAGGCACTTGCTCGCCAAATGGACCCGGCCGACTTCGTCAACTCCAGCGAGACTCGCCTGGCCGTCTCACGCATCATCACCTGGACCACCGAGCCAAAGAGCTCCGACGTCCGCAAG ACCCTTCAAAACTGGGCAGGGGAGGATTTCTCAGGCCGAGCCAGCACCGCGGCCTCTCTGCCTGGGGAGGGCAACCTGGAGGAGAGGTGCAAGCAG GCGGCCCAGGTGGTGCTGATCGCCTTATTCGAGCTAAACACACCGGAGTTCACCATGCTGCTGGGCGCTCTGCCCAAGACCTTCCAGGACGGGACCACCAAGCTGCTGCACAACCACCTGAGACACGCCAGCGCCAGCAGCGGCATCGGCATG GCGTCTCCCAGTAACACAGCCGGTCGGACGCCTCCTCGGCAGCCCAACAGCCGCAGCAGCCCGCTCACCTCCCCGACTAACTGCTCCCATGGCGGCCTCTCTCCCAG CAACATGCTGGAGTACGACAGTGAGAATCTGAACTCGGAGGAGATCTACAGCTCGCTCCGCGGCGTCACAGAGGCCATCCAGAACTTCAGCTTCAGAAGCCAAGAGGACCTGATGGAGCCGCTGAGACGAGATGGGAAGAGGGACGGCATG TCTGGAGTCGCAGCATCCTCAGATTCAGACCCTCGACTCTGTGGCGACATGATTGGAGGTGGGCGCACAGCTCTGGACAACAAGACGTCGCTACTGAACACGCCTTCGCCACGCTCGTTCTCTGGCCCTCGCTTCAGAGACTACAACCCCTACAACTACACGGACAGCATCAGCACACTGGACAAAGCCGCCCTGAAGGAGGCGCTGTACGAAGACGCTGTGGAGCAGATGAGAGACG GATGCCGACAAGAATGTGTGGAGAACAAGATCATGAACCCCAAGAACTTCCCAG TTGCTCCCGCTGAGCAGCTGGAGCTGGTCGGAGGGCTCCTGAAGGAGCTCTCTCAGGGCCAAGCAGGGGAACGGGGCCCAGAGGAGCGCCGGGGGACCCTGCTAGAGCTGCTGAAGGTGGCCCGCGAGGACAGCCTGGTGGTGTGGGAGGAGCACTTCAAGactatgctgctgctgctgctggagacaCTGGGAGACAAAGAT CACACGATCCGAGCCCTGTCCCTGAGAGTCCTGAAGGAGATTCTGAGGAACCAGCCAGCCCGCTTTAAGAACTACGCTGAGCTGACCATCATGAAGACGCTGGAGGCTCATAAAGACTCGCACAAGGAG GTGGTGCGAGCAGCAGAAGAGGCTGCCTCCACGCTGGCGGGCTCCATCCATCCCGAACAGTGCATTAAGGTCCTCTGTCCCATCGTCCAGACTGCGGACTACCCCATCAACCTCGCCGCCATCAAGATGCAGACCAGAGCCATCGAACGCATCGCCAAGGAGCCGCTCCATCAGCTGCTCTCCGACATCATACCTGGACTCCTGCAG GGCTATGACAACACGGAGAGCAGCGTGAGGAAGGCAAGCGTCTTCTGTCTGGTGGCGATCTACTCTGTGATTGGAGAGGAGCTGAAGCCGTACCTGGCTCAGCTCACTGGCAGCAAG ATGAAGCTTCTCAACCTCTACATCAAGAGGGCCCAGACCTCCaccagcaacagcagcagctcctctGACATCTCCTCCTactga